One Nicotiana sylvestris chromosome 12, ASM39365v2, whole genome shotgun sequence genomic window carries:
- the LOC138883901 gene encoding uncharacterized protein, with product MAALQNFNPGTVVEWKLERSPGIPEYIFRYVFWASKPAIDGFVYCRLVISIDGTHIYRKYDIKLLIAIVVDANGQIFPPVFAICANESQETWTLFLNHLKEHVIK from the coding sequence ATGGCCGCATTGCAaaactttaaccccgggactgttgttgaatggaagcttgagcggagtccgggaaTACCAGAATATATATTCAGATACGTGTTCTGGGCAtctaaaccagcaattgatggttttgtgtaTTGTCGGCTGGTAATATCCATAGATGGTACTCATATCTATAGAAAGTACGATATTAAGCTGTTGATTGCAATTGTAGTAGAtgctaatggacaaatatttcccCCAGTttttgctatttgtgccaatgaaagccaagAAACATGGACactatttttgaaccacttgaaggagcACGTTATCAAATAa